Part of the Cryptosporangium arvum DSM 44712 genome, GCCGGTCCGCACACCGTGCGGATCTGGGACACGACCGCGCGGCGGGTGCTGCGCGCGTTCCCCTTCGACCACACCACGGTGACGGCCGCGGCGCTCGATCCGCTCAACCGGAACGTCGTCGCGGTGGGGCAGAGTGACGGCCGGGTGTCGATCCGCGACGTGGAGACCGGCCGGTCGACGATGAACGTCGGCGACCCCTCGCACGGGCGCGTCACCGCGCTCGCGTTCGATCCGCACACGCGTTATCTGCTGGCCGTCGCCGACTCGACGGGCGGCGTCACGCTGTGGAACACCGGGACCGGCGCGCGGGTCCGCTCGATCGCGCCGCGCCCGGCGTCGACGACCGCGGTGGCTTTTGACGGGTCGACCCGGAACACGCTCGCGACGAGCAGCGGAACCGGTCAGGTGACGCTCTGGGACACCAGCAACGGACAGCGGGTGCGGACGCTGGCCGGTCCGGACGTCCGCGTGGTGGCGTTCGGATTCGACCCGCTCACCCCGAAGACGCTCGTCACCGGTCATCCCGGCGGCGCGATGCGGGTCTGGGACTCCAGCAACGGCACGCTGGTGCGCGAGTTCGGCGGCGACAGCCTGACCGCGCTGGCGTTCAACCACCTCATCCGCAACAGCATCGCGTCCGGCGACGACGCCGGCGACGTCACGATCCGCGACACCAGCACGGGGCGGGCGGTGCACGTCGTCGCGGGGACGTCGCCGGTGACCTCGCTGTCGTACTCGCTCGACGGGCGGGTGCTGGCGGTCGCGTCGGAAGACGGGAACATTCTGCTCCAACCGGTCTCCGACTGGCAGTAGCCTGGTTGGATCGGAGGATGCCGCGCGTGCTGATCCGACCTCCGAAGGCCCGACCGGGCGACCGCATCGCGGTGCTCTCCCCCTCGTTCGCGGCCGCGGGTGCGTACCCCGCCGTGCACGAGCAGGCGATGCGCAGGCTCGCCGGGCTCACCGGGCTGGTGCCAGTCGAGTTCCCGACGACCCGGCAGGTCGGCGCGACCGCGGAGGCGCGCGCGGCCGACGTCAACGCGGCGTTCGCGGATCCGGGCATCCGGGCGATCCTCACCGTGCTCGGCGGGGACGACCAGATCACGGTCGTGCCGCACCTCGACGCGGACCTCGCGCGGGCCGACCCGAAGCCGTTCCTCGGCACCAGCGACAACACCAACCTCCACCACTGGCTCTGGGGCGCGGGGATCGCAAGCTTCTACGGCGGCTCGTCCCAGGTGCACCTGGGCCCTGGCCCCCGGGTCGACGACGTGCACGCGCGGTCGTTGTGCGCAGCGCTGGTGGGCGGGGAGCAGCTGGAGATCACC contains:
- a CDS encoding WD40 repeat domain-containing protein is translated as MAGRVSRPDSADTQRPDDPAPRKPRGRHPWRWVVAGIAIVVLVLAVVWRWPEHEKPGIPTLAGEPGSVTTVSFARLVPDMLLAAGPHTVRIWDTTARRVLRAFPFDHTTVTAAALDPLNRNVVAVGQSDGRVSIRDVETGRSTMNVGDPSHGRVTALAFDPHTRYLLAVADSTGGVTLWNTGTGARVRSIAPRPASTTAVAFDGSTRNTLATSSGTGQVTLWDTSNGQRVRTLAGPDVRVVAFGFDPLTPKTLVTGHPGGAMRVWDSSNGTLVREFGGDSLTALAFNHLIRNSIASGDDAGDVTIRDTSTGRAVHVVAGTSPVTSLSYSLDGRVLAVASEDGNILLQPVSDWQ